A stretch of the Arachis stenosperma cultivar V10309 chromosome 6, arast.V10309.gnm1.PFL2, whole genome shotgun sequence genome encodes the following:
- the LOC130933881 gene encoding uncharacterized protein LOC130933881: MAFEARMNLEGVGDEVRCRAFPVTLAGLTIRWFNALPQGSVTTFADITHGFLGQFTTRIAKAKHPINLLRVTQRSGKPTKKYLDRFNDECLEINGLTDSMASPCLTNGLLNKYFRKYLTTKPVCTMQQIQNVAREYINDEEVSQVVAATSGSPPIIMLISLGTRKGLRNTPRTEDHLDPSSRPPGRKVH, from the coding sequence ATGGCTTTTGAGGCCAGGATGAACCTGGAGGGTGTGGGCGACGAGGTGAGATGTCGCGCTTTCCCCGTGACCCTAGCGGGGCTGACAATTCGGTGGTTCAATGCGCTCCCTCAGGGGTCCGTGACGACTTTCGCAGACATAACTCATGGCTTTCTAGGACAGTTCACCACGCGTATTGCCAAGGCCAAGCACCCGATCAACCTTCTAAGGGTGACCCAAAGAAGCGGGAAACCGACCAAGAAGTATCTAGATaggttcaacgacgaatgcctAGAGATTAACGGCCTGACCGACTCGATGGCCAGCCCGTGTCTGACAAACGGGTTATTGAACAAATATTTTAGGAAATACCTCACCACCAAACCTGTGTGTACAATGCAGCAAATCCAGAATGTGGCGAGAGAGTACATCAACGACGAGGAGGTCAGCCAAGTGGTGGCAGCAACAAGCGGCAGCCCGCCTATCATCATGCTCATCAGCCTGGGAACAAGGAAAGGCCTAAGGAACACTCCAAGGACGGAGGACCATCTAGACCCCTCAAGCCGTCCCCCGGGTAGGAAAGTTCACTAA
- the LOC130933883 gene encoding uncharacterized protein LOC130933883, translated as MRHEGVLGHAVDSELDAERSTGLTEFQVGQQFQDKDEALLSVKTYSIGEGYSTGGGVRSPPVCGQVFRVWEWVHMVDSASLRKRKGIWEVKRADASVSIKVLLTPRQHFGFKPTYWRVWMAKQKSIALIYGDWDESYNDLPRWVLGVHDDAWECCGPKDEPGSSWRTGEVWGNVAHRDCTGWELQHSTCGIRTSRGENAESWTFFLSHLRQHVTLQPGLLVISDRHNGIKAALEAPDGGWLPPSAYRVFCIRHVAANFALTFKAKTLGGY; from the exons ATGAGACATGAGGGGGTTTTAGGGCACGCTGTGGATTCGGAGCTAGATGCGGAAAGGAGTACTGGTCTGACAGAGTTCCAGGTTGGTCAGCAATTCCAGGATAAAGATGAGGCCCTTTTAAGTGTGAAGACTTACAGCATCGGCGAGGGGTACAGTACAGGTGGTGGAGTCCGATCACCGCCGGTATGTGGGCAAGTGTTCCGAGTTTGGGAATGGGTGCACATGGTTGATTCGGCGAGTCTCCGGAAGCGCAAGGGCATCTGGGAGGTCAAACG GGCCGATGCATCCGTGAGCATCAAGGTGCTCCTGACGCCACGGCAGCACTTTGGTTTTAAGCCGACTTACTGGAGGGTTTGGATGGCGAAGCAGAAATCTATTGCCCTCATATACGGTGACTGGGATGAGTCCTACAACGACCTGCCTAGGTGGGTCTTGGGTGTCCATGACGATGCCTGGGAGTGTTGTGGTCCTAAAGACGAGCCCGGTTCGAGTTGGAGGACAG GGGAAGTATGGGGGAACGTTGCTCATCGCGATTGCACAGGATGGGAACTCCAACATTCTACCTGTGGCATTCGCACTAGTAGAGGTGAGAACGCGGAATCCTGGACATTCTTTCTCTCACACCTTCGACAGCACGTGACCCTGCAGCCCGGTCTGCTGGTTATATCGGACAGGCACAACGGCATCAAGGCTGCACTTGAGGCCCCTGACGGCGGTTGGCTACCGCCATCTGCGTACCGTGTATTCTGCATACGACACGTTGCGGCTAATTTTGCCCTAACCTTCAAGGCAAAGACGCTAGGAGGCTACTAG